Sequence from the Streptomyces sp. NBC_00440 genome:
AGCGACTTAGAAGTCATCTCATTTGGCTTGTCTGCCATGACAGGTGGGTGGGGTGATGTTCGGGCGAGGGCGGATGTGGTTGGCCGAGGTGTAAGACTTGCCAGTATGGATATGGGGCGTCAGTCGCGGTGGGAAAAGGACGCGATGACGGTAGAGATCGTTTTCGCCCTGGTGACGGCCGCCCTGCTGGCTGCAACCGTATTCGTCGTCGCGCTGGTTCTCGTGCTGGTCTTCGGCATCTCTGGTGCGGCGCGGGATGGCGTACTGGTGGCAGGTGCGCTGGTGGGAGCGGCATTCGGAGTATGGCGCCTGGTCCGGGTGCTGCGTCGGTTCGATGCCCATCGCCGCGAAGGACGCTGATGCTCCGGGGCCGATAGCCTGCTGCGGTGGGGATCGTTGAGCCGTTGGTGCCGGATGAGTTGTGGGCGTTGTTTCAGCGGGTAGTGCCCAAGGCGCCCTCGCGGCCTCAGGGCGGTGGGCGGCGTCGGCATGGTGATCGTGAGGTGCTGGCCGCGATCGTGTTCGTGGCCACGTCGGGCTGTACGTGGCAGCAGTTGCCCGCAGCTTCATTCGCAACGGGCCAACGCCGGTCGGTGGGGCGAGGTCGAAGTCCATACGGGCATGATCCAAAAGGATCTGTCAACGAGCCACGAAGGGCCATCCGGTCCCGACAGGTTACAGAGCGTAAGAGCTCCACAGAAGTTGGACCAGAACCTGAGTTTGGGAGGCACGGGGACTCCTGCCAGGACAGCATCGCGGTGCTCCTGGTGAGAGGTGCTGGTCATGCGCCAGATGAAGGTCGACTGGTGTGACGCCGTCGGCCGCTGGCGGGATCAGGAAAGATCAGGCAGGAACCAGCCGGGGTACCTCCCGGACGTAGACGTGTACGAGTCACGAACCACAGCCGTCTCTGAAGTCGGCGAACGCGAGGACTCGTTCGAACGCTCTGGATTATGCTCGCGGCGACGGTCCACGTTCGCGGTCCAGGCGGCACTGGCCAGGCCGCCGTTCAACAAGCATGGGGGAAGTATGCGCAAGTTCATCGCGTCCGCCGCAGGTGCCACTCTCGCTCTGGGGGCCCTTGGCCTCGGCCTGGCGCCCACTGCGTCCGCGGCGGCGCCCTGCCCGTCCGGCGCGGTCTGCATCCGCGAGCCGGACGGCAGCATCCTGCCCAAGAACATCTTCTACCAGTACGGCGCGCACAACTTGGAAAAAGTGCTCGGCGTCCGCGACGTCGTGAACAACCAGACCGGCGGAGCGGGTTACCAGATCTGCCGGGGGTACAACGGCACCAACTGCGGCGGCGTCAACCGTCTGGTCACCACCATCTCGTACGACATGACGCCGGTGAACTCGGTGGTCCTCGTGAAGTGACGCCGCTGTCCTGACGCGGCACCAGGTGCCCGCCCCCGTCGTTCGCGGCAGGCGCGGGCACCTGTGCGTCCTGGGTCAGGTGGCGTCGAAGCGGGCGACGTGGGAGATGGAGACACGGGGCATCGGCTCCGATGCTCACGGTCGTGCTCTTGCCGCTGGAGTCCTGCACGGCGACCTTCTGTGAGGTGACGATCTCGATGCAGAAGCCGGTGCCGCAGGGGAAGACCGGCCACTGGAACGCCGTGCCGCCGGGCCCGATGAGGGAGACGCGCTGGCTTGTGGTGACGAACCGCAGCCCGGGGTCGCTCTGCCGGCACACCGAGCTGGCCTTCTGGGTGCGGCCGTCGATGCTGATGGACGCGTTCGAGGGAAGCCACGGATGAACAGCTCCGCACACGCGGTGCACGGGTCGAGTACGCCGTTCGAGCAGTCGCGACCGGTGAGGTTCTGGTAGAAGCGGAAGAGGGTGTTCTCCAGAGGCTGGACGTGGGTCTCGATCTGAATGTACGGGACCCCTTCGGCCTGCCGCGGGATCGACAGCGGGGAGACCGTGGCGACCGTGCGCCAGGCCGCGTACGGGCGATCCGGGTAGCAGCGGTCGACCGGCACGGGCACCGCCGGCACGGGCGAGGGGAAGGGGCAGTGCGGGTTGTCCTCGCACTGCCGCCCAGCAGACTCTCGCCGCCGCCGAGGACGGCGACAGGACCCCGTATCTGGAACCGTCCTTGGACCTGGCGCCTCAACGCCAGTCCAGCGCTCAGCGCCGCGCGGATGCCGTCAGTTTCCGTCGATATCCGAGAGCAAGTTGATCAACGAACGCCTCCGTAACTCGTCGATAGACGCTGTTCCTGGAGAGGCTCTGGCACAGATTTCGTTGTCCCGTCTCACTCAATAGAGTCACTTTCTCAACGAACCGAGTCGTTCGTCCTTCTGTCTCAGCGAACCTGGTCGCGCGGCTGAGTGGCTGGGGTGCTGGATGGCCATACCCCGGCTGGGGTGAGTCTGAAGGGGCGGTCCCTGGCGGGGGTCTCAGTCACTATGGGCGACCGACCCAGGGTCGGCGTCGAGCGCATCGAGCACTGCGTCGCCGTTCGCCCTGGCCCACTCGGTCAGCATGTGGATCGGCTCGATCAGCGTGGCCCCGAGCGAGGTGAGCTCGTACTCGACGCGGGGCGGCGCCTCGGTGTAGGCGTGGCGGCGGATGAGTCCGTGCGCTTCGAGCCGTCGGAGCGTCTGGGTGAGCATTTTGCGGGAGATGCCGCCGATCAGCTCGATCAGCTCGCCGTGGCGCACCGGGCCCTTGCTGAGGCCGTAGAGCACGACCACCGTCCACTTGTCGGCGATCACCTCGACCGCCAGCCGCGCCGGACAGTCGGCGAGAAAGGGATCGCCGGGACAGAAACCGCTCATGCGCCAAAGGTACCTGCGCCGAAGGTACCTGCTGGTTCCTATCAGATTCATAGCCTGGGTTCTCTCCCCCCTCCAGAGCCAGGAGAATCATGCGAGTCATCACTCAGCAGACGTTCGGCGGTCCCGAGGTGCTCACCATCGTGGACGCGCCCGAGCCCCAGCCCCTCCCCACCGAGGTTCTCGTCCGCGTCAAGGCGATCGGGCTGAACCCGCTGGAGGCGCTCCTGCGCGCCGGCGAGTTTCCCCCGCTGCTAGGCAGTGTCTTCAAAGATCTTGCCAAGATGGCGCGGTAGCTGAGCATGATGCCTTGGTGGAACATCTTTCTGTCGACGTGCGCGCTTCGCTCCGGCTCTTCGCTTTCTACTTGGCGAACGGCACCCTCGACCTGGACCTGCTCGAAGGGTTTGACTATCGCTCGACCGTTTTTCACTCCGGCTCCTCGTTGGAACAGGTCTTCGCGATCTATAGCAATGTGCTGCAAATCGACACCGACGGCATGGTGCTGAACGACGGAGACGCGCAGTACCGGGTCGCGCAGTGGGTCCGAGTGTGCTGCGACCCGAGCTATCGGGTCGAGCCGCCCTTCGATGCCTGGGAGACGGAGCTCCATCTCTGATGACCCGGCGTTCACCGTCAGAACATCACGCCCACATCAGGAGCGACGCGAGAGTGACGGCTGCATGGAAGGACTCCGCGGTCTTGTCGTAGCGAGTGGCGATGCCGCGCCACTGCTTCAGCCGATTGAAGCAGCGTTCCACCACGTTTCGCTGCTTGTAGCGCTGCTTGTCGAAGGCCGGTGGGCGCCCGCCGCGACTGCCGCGCCGGAGCCGGTTTTGGACCTGGTCGGCCCGCTCGGGGATGGTGTGACCGATGCTGCGTCGTCGCAGCCAGGTGCGGATGGCCCGGGAACTGTAGCCCTTGTCGCCCAGCACGTGGGAGGGTCGTACTCGGGGCCGCCCCGGGCCGATGCGAGGCACTCGTATCGCTTCAATCACCGCAGTGAACTGGGTGCAGTCATTGGTGTTGCCGCCCGTGAGCGTGAAAGCGAGCGGACGGCCGGCACCGTCGCAGGCCAGATGGATTTTGCTGGTCAGGCCACCTCGGGAACGTCCGAGTGCGGGGCTGCGGAGCCCCCTTTTCGTGCCCCGGCGGCGTGCTGGTGGGCGCGGACGACGGTGGAGTCGACCGACACGAGCCAGTCGACGTCCCCGTCCGCGTCCGCCCCGGCCTGGGCGGCCTGCAGCATTCGCTCGAACGTTCCGTCCAGAGCCCACCGCCGGAACCGGGTGTGCAGTGTGGCCCACGGACCGTACCGGTCGGGCACATCCCGCCAGGCCACCCCCGTCCGGAACTTCCACACGATCCCGTTGAGCACCATGCGATCGTCCAGCCGCTTCCTACCCCGCAGCGGCCTGGGCAGCAGGGGCCGGACGAACTCCCACTCGGCATCCGACAGTTCATGGCGACGTATCACGACACCATGATCCACCAGCGGTGATCATTTGAAGACACTGCCTAGTGGAGCGCCAGTTGCACCGGGAGCGCCTCGACCAGTGGATGGGGTACGGCTTCCGGCTGCTTGAGCACGTGATCGTGGTGGGGTTCGGCTTGGCCTTTGTCTGGCTGGGGTTCTACGCCGTGGACCACAAGGTGTCGACGCAGGTCGTGCCCATGATCGGTGGGGGCGTGGCGGGGCTCGCGGGGGCGGTGCTTGCTGTGCGAAACCGGCGTGAGTAAGCCGGCGCCTTGAGACGCCCCGCATTCGGTCAGGGCTGCTCTGGCCAGGGCCCGGACTCTCCCGTGCCTAGTTGAGGCGGGTTTGCGGGGTCGGTGAAGATGGGCATGCCGAGGTCGACCAGCCGAGGACACCCGTCGGCCGGAGTGTTCTTGAGGCTCTTGAGCTTGGCCATCGCGGCGTCGAAGCTGACCTGAAGTCCCTCGACCTCGCCAAGCCAGCCGTTGGCGCGGGCCTCACGGATACGCTCGCGGAGGTTCTGGATGAGGCGCGATTTCTGGCGAGGATCCATCTGAAGGACCGGGCAGCGGATGCAGGCGTGCTCGTTGCTTGCACGAGGTTCCGTAGGGACGCCCGCAAGTGCCGAGCGAGACCTTGCGGAGCTCGAAGTGCTGCTGGAAGTCGCGCCACTCCTGCGGAGTGGGCTCCCGGTACTCCTCCTGGGGACGTGCCACGCGACGATAGTCGAGGAAGCCGCGGTAGGTCCTGATCAAGTCGTCCTGGAAGACGGCTAATGGTGGACTCGGGTATTGGAACTCCGGGAATACCCCCGCGCTCAGAGGGGATCGAGGAGCATCAGGACCTCGTCCAGGGTGTCGTCGGGCGCGAGGCGGAGGGCCCCGGGCCAGCGACCGACCTCACGCCGTCCGAGTCGGCTGTAGAAGTCCTCCAGACCCTCTTCTCCCCGGGCAGCGAGATTGAGCTGTTCGAGCCCCACGTCGTTGCGGGCTAACTTCCGCAGCTCACGCATGAGGGCGGAGCCGACACCGCGCCCGCGGAACTCGGGGTGGGCCTGAAGGTGGTTGACCGTGCCCCAGTGCCCGACGAGCCGGTAGGGATCGTGGTTGAGGACAACCCATCCGGCAAGAACGTCGTCGAATCTGGCGGTGATGAGTCGGCTGTGTTGCGGTGGAGACGGCCGAGGAGCTTGTCCGCGACCGGTGCGACATCGTTGTCTTGGACGGGTGGGAAGGGGAATCCGGCGGCGCCGCCCGAGTTGGTGACCGCGATCCAGCAGTCGATCAGCTGGCGTCGGAGTTCGGGAGTGACCTCGCGGGCGTCGGTGATCTGAGCGAGGTCGGGCGTCCTTTCGGGCGTTGTCATGAGAAGCAGCATGTCAGCGGAGTCTGACATCGGACAGGTCAGGCTTCCGAGTTTCGGCAGCTGACCTCGGCCGCATAGGCGCCCCAATCGCCGGCGGCGCTCGCTGCCAGTTGACAGCGACGGTGATGTCGATACCGAGGGTGCGGGCGAGGACCGGAGCAGGTAGTTCGGTTCCCGGCCTGGCGCCGGGGGTGGGGACGGCGTAGAGGAAGCCGTCGACCGTGAGGGGCTGGGTGTCCATCAGCTCACCTGCGCCAGGGTGGTGCGGTGGCCGTGTCCTGCGCATCCATCACGGCTTTGCGGATTACTCCGGCGTAAGCGACCTGGTGGCCATGGGCGAAGGCCCACGTCCGGATCGCGGTCAGCTGCTCCTTGCTGCTTGCTGCGCTTGGTGCCGGTCTGCGTGGCGGCTGTGGCGGGCGCTGCGGGTCAGCCGCTGGCCTTCACGGTGCGGAGCTTCTCCTGTGCCTGTTCCGGTTCAGCCTTGAGCTTGGTGACACGCTCTTCGCCCTCGCGCTGGGCATCGTCGCTCTCGCGCCGTGCGGTCAGCTCGGAGAGGTCGCTGTGGATGCGGGCTGCCTTGTTGCGGATGGCGGCGGCCGGGTGGTCCTTCGCCCAGGAGAGCAGTGCCTCGATCCCGTCTTTGTCCACCGGGCCATCGGACGCCGGCTGGCCGTCTGCGGGGCGTCGGTGTCGGTGCCCGGGGTGGGGATGTACTGGAGGGGCGCCGGGTGCGGCCGGACAACGTCACTGGAGCACCGGGACGGGGAACGTCGGCTGTGTTCCCACTGCAAACGCAAGACGACGGGAGGCGAGCCGCGGGAGCCCTGTGCGATCTGCGGAAAGAACCTCCCGATCTTCCGTCACGACCAGGACGGCCTCCCCAGATGCCAGAAGCACCCACCTGCCGAGGACGGCACAACCGTCATCCTCAGGAAGCGCTGCCCCACGCCCACCAGCGACGGAAGGCTGCCGCGCAACTCCGCCACCGCCCCAGACTGCTCACCGGTGAGGGTGCCCAAGGCTCCCCGGCAGTGATCTCGCTGATCAATGGCTTGCTCAACGCAGGCGCTGCCCAGATCGTCCTCCCTCCGTGCGCCGTCTGCGGGCTGGCAAAGCCCCTGAAGTGGCGCGACAAGGACGCTCGCTGCTGCCGCGGCTGTTACGAGGCCAGCCGCCAAGAGCCCTGCAGCTGCTGCGGCCAGACCAAGCACGTCGCCACACGCACCCACGAAGGCGAGCCCCTGTGCTACCCGTGCATGCGCCGCGATCCCGCCAACATGAGCACCTGCTTCCTCTGCGGCCGCCTGTGGCCTTGGACCGTCAAAGACGCCGACGGCCACGCCATCTGCGGAACGTGCTGGCGCCCACCCGTCACGACCTGCTCGGTCTGCGGACAGCAGAGGCCATGCCACTACTCCACGTCCGAGGCTCCTCGCTGTGCGGCCTGCGGGGACCGCAGCGCACATGCCCCATGCTCACGGTGCAGCGCCGTCCGGGCCGTGTTCGTCCGCCTGGACAACGGCGACGGGCTGTGCGAATCCTGCGCCCGCCGCCGGGAACCGTGTGTCGACTGCGGACGAACCATGCGGGTCTACGGACGAATCGACGCAGGTCCACTGTGCACAATCTGCTACCGCAAGCACCCCTCGTCGCGACGCCACTGCGTTCAATGCGGCACACACGAACGCCTGCACCACTTCGGACTCTGCGCTGCCTGTGCAGCTCCGCGGCAGCTGCACGCTGCCCTGATGAATCCCAGTGGAGATCTGCGCCCGGAGCTCGAGCCCCTCTTCTCGGCGCTGGCCGAGTCCAAGGCGTCATCGCTGCTGCTCTGGCTCTCCCACCAGCGGCCGAAGCAGATCCTGCGCACCCTGGCCGAGGGCACTGGCCCCGTCACACACGCCACCTTGGACGAGATGCCGGAATCGAAGGCCGTGACGTACTTGCGAGCCGCTCTGGTGGCCACCGACGTGCTGCCCGCCCGAGATGAGCAGCTAGCCTCGCTGGAGCGCTGGCTGAGCGTATTTCTCCAACAGGTGGGGGACCGGCAGGAGCGGGCGCTCATCAGCCGCTTCGCCACCTCAGGCGTCTGCGGTCCCGCGCGCGGCGCCGCCCTGTCACGCGCGGGGAGTGCCAAACCGTGCGGCACGACATCTACGCGGCGGTTGCTCTGCAACGCTGGCTGCGCCGACGCGGAAGCGGTGTTACGACCTGCGATCAGGCTGAGATCGACGAATGGCTGGCTCAGTCCGGCCGGAAGCACACCCAGGCCAGGAGCTTCCTGCTGTGGTCCGCTGCACGAGGCCACACTCTCGCGGTGCACGTTCCCCCGCGGGGTACGTCGCGCGGCACCGAGCGACTCAAGCAAGAGGACGAGCGCTGGCAGATCAGCAAACGCCTTCTCCACGACGCAGATCTCGCCCTGCCGGACAGGGTGGCCTGGCTGCCTCGTCGTGCTCTACGGCCAGCCGGTGTCCCGCGTCGCCCCGCTCACCACAGACAAGATCCTGGCTGAAGCCGATGGCGTTCAGCTCCAGCTGGGATCCCGACCAGTAGAGATTCCTGAGCCGCTGGGATTCTTGCTCCTCGAACTCGTCCGTAGCCGACAGGCTTTCGCTGTCCTGGGACAGAACGGCCAAGGCCCGTGGCTCTTCCCAGGCGGCCGCGCCGGACAAGCTATGACTGCAAGCCACCTGACCGTACGGCTCAACAGGCTCGGCATCCGTGCTCGCGCCAGCCGCAACACAGCCCTGCTGGACCTTGCGGCGTAGATCTCGGCGTCGGTATTGAGCGAGGTTCTGGGCCTCTCAATCACCTGCGCGGTGGCCTGGTCCCACGACGCCGGCAACACGAGGCTCGGCTACGCGGCAGACATAGCACGCAGGGGGTGCAAATGATCCCGCCTCGTTGAACAGTCTCGATGGCGAAACGCGTTGAATGTCTGAGTGCCACTGGGCCAAGGCCGCGGGGCACCGCGCTCCTGGCCCAGTAGGGCCGGACGTTAAGCCGCGCAGCGTTCCGTGTTCCCGACGGGTAACCAGGCGAGGAAGTCCTTGGCATACTGCTCCTGGGTGGTCACAACCGACCGGTACGCGCGATCACCTGGCCGGCGAAGTCAAGCATCTGCTCAAGGTC
This genomic interval carries:
- a CDS encoding DUF6332 family protein, producing the protein MDMGRQSRWEKDAMTVEIVFALVTAALLAATVFVVALVLVLVFGISGAARDGVLVAGALVGAAFGVWRLVRVLRRFDAHRREGR
- a CDS encoding transposase, which translates into the protein MGIVEPLVPDELWALFQRVVPKAPSRPQGGGRRRHGDREVLAAIVFVATSGCTWQQLPAASFATGQRRSVGRGRSPYGHDPKGSVNEPRRAIRSRQVTERKSSTEVGPEPEFGRHGDSCQDSIAVLLVRGAGHAPDEGRLV
- a CDS encoding winged helix-turn-helix transcriptional regulator encodes the protein MSGFCPGDPFLADCPARLAVEVIADKWTVVVLYGLSKGPVRHGELIELIGGISRKMLTQTLRRLEAHGLIRRHAYTEAPPRVEYELTSLGATLIEPIHMLTEWARANGDAVLDALDADPGSVAHSD
- a CDS encoding DUF7677 family protein: MEHLSVDVRASLRLFAFYLANGTLDLDLLEGFDYRSTVFHSGSSLEQVFAIYSNVLQIDTDGMVLNDGDAQYRVAQWVRVCCDPSYRVEPPFDAWETELHL
- a CDS encoding GNAT family N-acetyltransferase; amino-acid sequence: MLDRGHQLGRRRRIPLPTRPRQRCRTGRGQAPRPSPPQHSRLITARFDDVLAGWVVLNHDPYRLVGHWGTVNHLQAHPEFRGRGVGSALMRELRKLARNDVGLEQLNLAARGEEGLEDFYSRLGRREVGRWPGALRLAPDDTLDEVLMLLDPL
- a CDS encoding Lsr2 family DNA-binding protein: MTAIRTWAFAHGHQVAYAGVIRKAVMDAQDTATAPPWRR